GAAGAACGACCGCAACGAAGGACACATTCGGTTGACGGTGGACACGCCGGAGGACCTGGAGAGAGCGAGAGAGTTGTACGCGAGACTGTCGGAGGGGTTCAGGATGAGGGAGATAAGGGGAGGGGTTGGGTGAGCGAGTTCTGCATTAACATGTGAGTGTTGGGGGAGGGGAGAGAGTGAGGATAACCGATCTCGAACGCTCCTACGTCAACGAGGTGCTCCGCAACCAACTCCGCACGTCGTATGCGGGCACGATGGTTCGACGGTTCGAAGAGGCGTTCGCTCGCAAGATAGGCGCGAAGTATGGCGTAGCCTGCGTCAACGGCACAGCCACGCTGCACACCGCATTGGCGGCGGCGGGTGTAGGTCCCGGCGATGAGGTGATAGTGCCACCCTTAACGATGGCTTCAACCGCAATGGCGGTGGTACAGTGCGGGGCGACCCCGGTGTGGGGGGACATCAATCCTAAGACATGGTTACTCAGCCCCGACAAATGGCCGCTCACCAAGCGAACGAAGGCGGTCATACCCGTGACGATTTTCGGGCTGCTTGATTCACTTGTCAGGCTGGACTGCCTGAAAGACCTGTTTGTGCTGGAAGATGATGCTGAGTGCGTCGAACCCGGCATGGGCGTATTCGGTCACGCCGCCTCCTTCTCCTTTCAGAGCAGTAAGCATCTCACCGCAGGCGAGGGTGGCATCCTCCTTACAAACGACGAGGATCTAGCCAACCGCATGCGACAGTTCAGTGGATTGGGTTACGCTTCTCTGTCGGCGAAGCAGGGTCGTATCACGA
The window above is part of the Dehalococcoidia bacterium genome. Proteins encoded here:
- a CDS encoding DegT/DnrJ/EryC1/StrS family aminotransferase, which produces MRITDLERSYVNEVLRNQLRTSYAGTMVRRFEEAFARKIGAKYGVACVNGTATLHTALAAAGVGPGDEVIVPPLTMASTAMAVVQCGATPVWGDINPKTWLLSPDKWPLTKRTKAVIPVTIFGLLDSLVRLDCLKDLFVLEDDAECVEPGMGVFGHAASFSFQSSKHLTAGEGGILLTNDEDLANRMRQFSGLGYASLSAKQGRITKDTIQDPNYARHAMIGYNYRMSDLQAAVLLGQTERMEELLSVRLDAARLYSMAIEGCDWLIPQYVPEGHTHTYWCYPILLSEDAPCSWQEFRRRFIQLGGDPFYAAWRLTYQEPAFGQYKAHCPVAESIQPRLILLKTNYYDEDPLKQAEALRATWRSW